One Gordonia sp. SID5947 genomic region harbors:
- the nirB gene encoding nitrite reductase large subunit NirB — translation MTSESRTVVVVGHGMVGHRFVQTLRDRDAEGTWRVEVVCEEQDPAYDRVGLSSYVGSWQRDSLALEGNAYDDDDLVVTHLGEAVTDVDRSGRRVVTSSGREIDYDALVLATGSYAFVPPVPGHDHEKCFVYRTLDDLDAIRDAAEAAGPGAPGVVVGGGLLGLEAANALKLMGMTPHVVEFAPRLMPMQVDAGGGAVLENLVTDLGLTVHTGVGTADISDSASGGVTVTLSDDSEIEAALVVFSAGVRPRDQLARDAGLAVGERGGVLVDTNCRTDDPDVYAIGEVAAVEGRCYGLVAPGYSTAEVVADQLLGTRSTFPGADMSTKLKLLGVDVASFGDAMATTENALEIVYHDAVAGRYAKVVVSDDATTLLGGILVGDASAYAMLKPMVGREIPGDPAALIAPAAGPGVGIDALPDDAEICSCNGVSKGSICSAIAAGACEIADIKKATCAGTTCGGCLPSVKSLLAASGVELSKALCEHFGQSRSELFEIVSVTGIRTFSELVERYGTGQGCEICKPTVASILASTSSDHILDGEQAALQDTNDHFLANMQKNGSYSVVPRMPGGEVTPEQLIVIGEIARDFGLYTKITGGQRIDLFGARVDQLPEIWRRLVDVGMESGQAYGKSLRTVKSCVGSTWCRYGVQDSVGMAVFLENRYRGLRSPHKLKFGVSGCARECAEARGKDVGVIATENGWNLYVAGNGGQSPKHAQLLASGVDDQTLVAYIDRYLMFYVRTADRLQRTAPWLESLEGGLDHLRAVVCDDSLGLATELEAAMEAHVAGYRDEWAAVLDDEEKLKRFVSFVNAPDVVDPTIRFADADRKVPVLLDMPAMPPRATGLQLAVNDVTEPEREGVPT, via the coding sequence GTGACCAGCGAATCCAGGACAGTCGTCGTGGTAGGCCACGGCATGGTCGGTCACCGCTTCGTGCAGACGCTGCGTGACCGCGACGCCGAGGGCACGTGGCGTGTCGAGGTGGTCTGCGAAGAGCAGGATCCGGCCTACGACCGTGTCGGGTTGTCCTCGTATGTGGGCTCGTGGCAGCGTGATTCGCTGGCGCTGGAGGGGAACGCATACGACGACGACGATCTGGTCGTCACCCATCTCGGCGAGGCGGTCACCGACGTCGATCGCTCGGGTCGTCGGGTGGTCACCTCGAGCGGTCGCGAGATCGACTACGACGCACTGGTTCTGGCGACCGGTTCCTATGCGTTCGTGCCGCCGGTGCCCGGTCACGACCACGAGAAGTGCTTCGTCTACCGCACGCTCGACGACCTCGACGCCATCCGGGATGCCGCCGAGGCGGCCGGCCCCGGTGCGCCGGGCGTGGTGGTGGGTGGCGGCCTGCTGGGCCTCGAGGCCGCCAACGCACTGAAATTGATGGGGATGACACCCCACGTGGTCGAGTTCGCGCCGAGACTGATGCCGATGCAGGTCGATGCCGGCGGTGGTGCCGTGCTCGAGAACCTGGTCACCGATCTGGGTCTGACCGTGCACACCGGGGTCGGCACCGCCGACATCTCCGACAGCGCGTCGGGCGGTGTGACCGTCACGCTCAGTGACGACAGCGAGATCGAGGCGGCGCTGGTCGTCTTCTCGGCGGGGGTCCGGCCGCGCGATCAACTCGCCCGCGACGCGGGCCTGGCCGTCGGTGAGCGGGGCGGCGTACTGGTGGACACGAACTGTCGAACCGACGACCCCGACGTCTACGCGATCGGCGAGGTGGCCGCGGTGGAGGGTCGGTGTTACGGGTTGGTCGCGCCGGGGTACAGCACCGCCGAGGTGGTCGCCGACCAATTGCTCGGCACGCGCAGCACCTTCCCGGGTGCCGACATGTCCACCAAGCTCAAGCTCCTCGGCGTTGACGTCGCCAGCTTCGGTGACGCCATGGCCACCACCGAGAACGCTCTCGAGATCGTCTATCACGATGCGGTGGCAGGCAGGTACGCGAAGGTGGTCGTATCCGACGACGCCACCACGCTCCTCGGCGGCATCCTGGTCGGCGATGCGTCGGCGTATGCGATGCTCAAGCCGATGGTGGGTCGCGAGATCCCAGGAGACCCGGCCGCCCTGATCGCTCCTGCCGCCGGGCCCGGGGTCGGTATCGACGCGCTGCCCGACGATGCCGAGATCTGTTCGTGTAATGGGGTTTCCAAGGGATCGATCTGCTCGGCGATCGCGGCGGGCGCATGTGAGATAGCCGACATCAAGAAGGCGACGTGCGCCGGGACCACCTGCGGTGGGTGTCTGCCGAGCGTGAAGTCGCTGCTCGCCGCATCGGGTGTCGAGCTGTCCAAGGCGCTGTGTGAGCATTTCGGGCAGTCGCGCAGCGAGTTGTTCGAGATCGTCTCCGTCACCGGAATCCGTACGTTCTCCGAACTGGTCGAGCGGTACGGGACGGGTCAGGGATGCGAGATCTGCAAGCCGACGGTCGCCTCGATCCTGGCGTCCACGTCCAGCGATCACATTCTCGACGGGGAGCAGGCCGCTCTGCAGGACACCAACGACCACTTCCTCGCGAACATGCAGAAGAACGGGTCGTACTCGGTGGTGCCGCGGATGCCGGGTGGGGAGGTCACCCCCGAACAGCTCATCGTGATCGGTGAGATCGCCCGCGACTTCGGTCTGTACACCAAGATCACCGGTGGTCAGCGGATCGACCTGTTCGGGGCGCGGGTCGATCAGTTGCCGGAGATCTGGCGCAGGCTCGTCGACGTAGGGATGGAATCGGGGCAGGCGTACGGGAAGAGTCTGCGCACCGTGAAGAGCTGCGTCGGGTCCACCTGGTGTCGGTACGGGGTACAGGACTCCGTCGGCATGGCCGTGTTCCTGGAGAATCGCTACCGCGGACTCCGGTCGCCCCACAAACTGAAGTTCGGGGTGTCGGGCTGCGCACGCGAGTGTGCCGAGGCGCGCGGCAAGGATGTGGGCGTGATCGCCACCGAGAACGGGTGGAATCTCTATGTCGCCGGCAACGGCGGCCAGAGCCCGAAGCACGCGCAACTCCTGGCCAGTGGAGTGGATGACCAGACCCTGGTCGCATACATTGATCGGTACCTTATGTTCTATGTCCGTACTGCCGACCGGCTGCAGCGCACCGCGCCGTGGCTGGAGTCGTTGGAGGGCGGTCTCGATCATCTGCGTGCGGTGGTCTGTGATGACAGCCTTGGACTGGCCACCGAGCTGGAGGCGGCGATGGAAGCACACGTCGCCGGGTACCGCGATGAATGGGCCGCAGTACTCGACGACGAGGAGAAACTGAAGCGCTTCGTCTCGTTCGTGAACGCGCCCGACGTGGTCGACCCGACGATCCGCTTCGCCGACGCCGATCGGAAGGTGCCGGTGCTGCTCGACATGCCTGCGATGCCGCCACGTGCGACCGGACTGCAACTCGCGGTCAATGACGTGACCGAACCCGAACGTGAAGGAGTGCCGACGTGA
- the nirD gene encoding nitrite reductase small subunit NirD codes for MILAHEPAEPGTHPDAVPGQWVRACAVADLAIGRGVGVLGPGFEQAALFRVPAVETDREAVVGRTRLYAIGNIDPFSHAAVLSRGVTGDRSGEPTVASPLGKQVFSLRTGLCIDDETTSVASYAVHIVDDMVEVFFPRR; via the coding sequence GTGATCCTCGCTCATGAACCCGCCGAACCCGGGACCCATCCCGACGCGGTGCCCGGGCAATGGGTGCGGGCCTGTGCAGTGGCCGATCTGGCGATCGGCCGGGGTGTCGGGGTCCTCGGCCCGGGTTTCGAACAGGCCGCACTGTTCCGCGTGCCCGCGGTGGAGACCGATCGGGAGGCGGTCGTCGGCCGCACGCGGCTGTATGCGATCGGCAACATCGATCCGTTCTCCCACGCCGCGGTGCTCTCGCGCGGGGTGACCGGTGACCGTTCGGGTGAGCCGACCGTCGCGAGTCCCCTGGGCAAGCAGGTGTTCTCGTTGCGCACCGGGCTGTGCATCGACGACGAGACGACGTCGGTGGCGAGTTATGCGGTACACATCGTCGACGACATGGTCGAGGTGTTCTTTCCGCGCCGATGA
- a CDS encoding uroporphyrinogen-III synthase, producing the protein MSTNKNTASPDDTENLPLAGFTIGITAARRADEFAALLTRRGAEIMAAPTIRILPLTDDTELERVTREIIVDPPDLMVATTGIGFRGWVEAADGWGSAESLIDALGKSRLIARGPKAKGAIRAAGLREEWSPESESSSEVLDRLLEQGVDGVRIAVQLHGATTEWEPLPDFCAVLRAAGAHVLPVPVYRWNMHPDVDRIDRMVGAVTRGDLDAITFTSAPAAAAILTRAKELGKLSPFVHAMRTAVPVMCVGSVTAGPLEALQIPTIYPKRFRLGALARLITEELPRRSHNLRIHGHDTAIRGQAVVVDGELRDLSATSLSLLKALATVPGRVVSRQELLTGLPGDSCDTHAVEVAVARLRNALGDPKMIQTVVKRGYRLAVDLEYDGEDDPE; encoded by the coding sequence ATGAGCACAAACAAGAACACCGCATCCCCTGACGACACGGAGAACCTGCCGCTGGCCGGTTTCACCATCGGCATCACCGCTGCACGCCGGGCAGATGAGTTCGCGGCACTGTTGACTCGTCGGGGAGCCGAGATCATGGCAGCACCGACGATCCGGATCCTGCCGCTGACCGACGACACAGAGCTCGAGCGGGTGACGAGGGAGATCATCGTCGACCCGCCCGACCTCATGGTCGCCACCACTGGCATCGGGTTTCGGGGCTGGGTGGAGGCGGCCGACGGATGGGGAAGCGCGGAGTCTCTGATCGACGCGCTCGGGAAGAGTCGCCTGATCGCCCGCGGACCCAAGGCCAAGGGTGCCATCCGCGCCGCCGGCCTGCGGGAGGAGTGGTCTCCGGAGAGCGAGTCGTCGTCGGAGGTACTCGACCGGCTGCTCGAGCAGGGCGTCGACGGGGTGCGCATCGCGGTGCAGTTGCACGGGGCGACCACCGAGTGGGAACCGTTGCCGGATTTCTGTGCGGTGCTGCGGGCCGCCGGGGCCCACGTGCTGCCGGTGCCCGTCTACCGCTGGAACATGCATCCCGACGTCGATCGCATCGACCGGATGGTCGGCGCCGTCACAAGGGGTGACCTCGACGCCATCACGTTCACGAGTGCGCCGGCGGCGGCCGCGATCCTCACCCGCGCCAAGGAATTGGGAAAGCTCTCGCCGTTCGTCCATGCCATGCGCACCGCCGTACCGGTGATGTGTGTGGGGTCGGTCACGGCTGGACCGCTCGAGGCCTTGCAGATCCCGACCATCTATCCGAAGCGGTTCCGCCTCGGTGCGCTGGCGCGGCTGATCACCGAAGAGCTTCCGCGACGCAGTCACAATCTGCGGATCCACGGTCACGACACCGCCATTCGTGGTCAGGCCGTAGTCGTCGACGGCGAACTCCGCGATCTGTCGGCCACCAGCCTGAGTCTGCTCAAGGCCCTTGCGACGGTTCCAGGTCGGGTCGTCTCGCGCCAGGAACTCCTGACGGGCCTCCCCGGTGACAGCTGCGACACGCATGCCGTCGAGGTGGCCGTCGCACGGCTACGAAACGCGTTGGGGGACCCCAAGATGATCCAGACGGTGGTGAAGCGGGGGTATCGACTCGCGGTCGATCTGGAGTACGACGGAGAGGACGATCCCGAATGA
- a CDS encoding sirohydrochlorin chelatase yields MTRRSSDPILPEGDRLRDISPVLVAHGTRNPLGVNVIAQIAEAVSERIGTTRTAFVDVLGPTPAEVIADVDRPAVLVPAFLASGYHVRKDIPHHVAAAGRPDTVITRALGPDPGIAAVARLRLIEAGWRPGDAVVLAAAGSSDESACGQVHLAARQLESLIGGRVEVGFITTSSPSVPEALERASRNGRRVVIATHLLAPGLFHDRLHTYGADAVADPLGADRRIVDLIVTRMRAAVSPYRRRQPVR; encoded by the coding sequence ATGACGCGCAGGAGCAGTGACCCGATCTTGCCTGAGGGTGATCGACTCCGCGACATCAGTCCGGTTCTGGTCGCGCATGGGACCCGAAATCCTCTCGGAGTCAACGTGATCGCTCAGATCGCCGAGGCTGTGAGCGAGCGGATCGGCACCACCCGGACCGCCTTTGTCGACGTGCTCGGACCGACGCCCGCCGAGGTGATCGCGGACGTCGATCGTCCCGCAGTGCTCGTCCCCGCCTTCTTGGCCTCGGGATATCACGTACGCAAGGACATCCCGCACCATGTCGCGGCAGCGGGGCGGCCGGATACGGTGATCACCCGGGCGCTTGGACCGGACCCTGGGATCGCTGCCGTGGCGCGGCTCCGGTTGATCGAGGCGGGTTGGCGGCCGGGAGATGCCGTGGTGCTGGCTGCGGCCGGATCATCCGACGAAAGTGCTTGTGGTCAGGTTCATCTCGCGGCCCGTCAGCTGGAATCTCTCATCGGGGGGCGGGTCGAGGTCGGATTCATCACCACCTCGTCGCCGTCGGTGCCGGAGGCGCTCGAGCGTGCCTCGCGGAACGGTCGCCGCGTGGTGATCGCAACGCATCTGCTGGCGCCCGGGCTCTTCCACGACCGGTTGCACACCTACGGTGCTGACGCCGTCGCCGATCCACTCGGCGCCGACCGTCGTATCGTCGATCTGATCGTGACCAGGATGCGGGCCGCGGTCAGCCCGTATCGCCGTCGGCAGCCGGTGCGCTGA
- a CDS encoding MGMT family protein encodes MASVTEDEVEQVRALVAAIPVGQVTTYGDLAAAVGLSSPRIVGWIMRTDSADLPWHRVISASGRPAAHLAGRQLERLLGEGVPVRDGKVVLRECRWDVPGR; translated from the coding sequence GTGGCGTCGGTCACCGAGGACGAGGTCGAGCAGGTACGCGCCCTGGTGGCCGCGATCCCGGTCGGCCAGGTCACCACCTACGGCGACCTCGCCGCGGCCGTCGGCCTGTCCAGTCCGCGGATCGTCGGATGGATCATGCGGACCGATTCGGCCGATCTGCCATGGCATCGGGTGATCTCCGCGAGCGGAAGACCTGCCGCACATCTCGCCGGCCGACAACTCGAACGCCTACTCGGCGAGGGAGTTCCGGTGCGCGACGGAAAGGTTGTGCTGCGGGAGTGTCGGTGGGACGTCCCGGGCCGGTGA
- a CDS encoding alpha/beta fold hydrolase has product MSLTTYVFGPEGPEAPHVLAIHGLTGHGKRWESLAAGHLADLRVIAPDLLGHGHSTWVPPWSFEAHVASLVDVVDRYVAVAARPFVIVGHSFGGAIAVRLARQLGTDSVRGLVLLDPAQGLDPAMALEVATDSLEHWDYTDAVAAKAAKRAEGWSDVPEDLLDKEIDDHLIDNADRRVGWRVSAPAAATAWSEMARDAALPPAGVPTTIVVADRVDPPFVRPAFLEACTSQRPDTVEIVHADCEHMVPFLAPELTARTIRSMFDRA; this is encoded by the coding sequence ATGTCGTTGACCACCTACGTCTTCGGGCCGGAGGGGCCGGAAGCGCCGCATGTCCTTGCGATCCACGGACTGACCGGGCACGGGAAACGCTGGGAGTCGCTCGCCGCCGGTCACCTCGCCGACCTGCGTGTGATTGCTCCCGATCTCCTCGGACACGGACATTCCACCTGGGTGCCGCCATGGTCGTTCGAGGCACATGTGGCGTCACTGGTCGATGTGGTCGACCGGTACGTCGCGGTGGCCGCCCGCCCATTCGTGATCGTCGGGCACTCGTTCGGGGGCGCCATCGCGGTGCGTCTCGCCCGGCAGCTGGGCACCGACTCCGTCCGCGGACTGGTGTTGCTCGACCCGGCCCAGGGGCTCGACCCCGCCATGGCGCTCGAGGTCGCCACCGACAGCCTCGAGCACTGGGACTACACGGACGCGGTGGCGGCAAAGGCGGCAAAGCGCGCAGAAGGATGGTCCGACGTCCCGGAAGATCTGCTGGACAAGGAGATCGACGACCACCTCATCGACAACGCAGACCGACGGGTCGGCTGGCGTGTGTCCGCACCGGCGGCCGCGACGGCGTGGAGCGAGATGGCCCGCGACGCCGCCTTGCCGCCGGCCGGTGTGCCGACCACCATCGTCGTCGCAGATCGCGTCGATCCCCCGTTCGTCCGACCCGCCTTCCTCGAAGCCTGCACTTCGCAACGTCCCGACACGGTCGAGATCGTGCACGCCGATTGTGAACACATGGTGCCGTTCCTTGCTCCCGAGCTCACCGCGCGCACGATTCGGTCGATGTTCGATCGGGCCTGA
- a CDS encoding ATP-dependent DNA helicase — protein sequence MARRVDSPPGTGTALRTRLVAPRAGADDVARRWPAEVQAAIGEWTSADPGRPWSPIRVHGGPGTGKTSLIVDAAVSRLVRPGVDPESVLVLASSRRAAGMLREEITRRVLAASGSDDGEGAGQALREPLVRTVHSYAFAVLRLQASAHGNPPPRLITGSEQDMVLRELLAGDIEDGAEYWPDRLRPALGTDGFAQALRDLMMRAAERGVGPEELTALGRRHRRPEWVAAGRAYGQYEQNMLLRGAVGADSPGASAPAVDAAELVGSALSAFATDPELLAGQRRRIRHLLVDDAQHLDPQAAALVTLIGTGTDSTIVAADTDQSVFGFRGASPRFADDLAERGSGRDIVLAQGFRNDPAIAAVGAALASRLPGARPHPYPAGPESGPAGTEPVEDPLGGAEVRVFSSAAKEATAVADLLRRAHLFSGVPWSRMAVIVRSVSLALPALRRAFRSAGVPVTTPTSDLPLHRQRAVAALMQVLRAVAARGLSDDEAVEEFGVEEAVALLSGPVGGADPGAMRRLRRGVRRFDERTGDGGAATDSLIALRRAILDRDEAERYLRALTDAEARPLVRVLEVVDAAHRTDAARRSVEETLWAAWQATGLERRWMAGAIRGGPAGEQADRDLDAVMAMFEAAAGFADNLPAAGPAGFVRYLGALQIPRDSRVPGAGAEAVTVLSAHAAAGREWDVVAVAGVLDGLWPSLRSRGSVLGTGQLVDLLDGVDPEALDTVARSTSALADERRLLLVACTRARRRLLVTAVEDGSGDASPSRFVAEIADALASRRASSDAVEAEPAEPFAELPLDPGVDRVLSLPSLIATLRSAVVAGAGSGASGPDVIGAGSGASGPDVIGAGSGASGPDVIGAGSGASGPDVTGAGSGASDARTRAAAELLAELADSDIPGAAPKDWYGLAGPSTDASLWTPDRGPVMLSPSNVESLTRCSLRWVLERHGGRDGDGTPALTGTLVHTLVQAVAGQIEPAEVTAALRGIWDRVDTGAAWYSVRELERAEAMLTNFRDWLRLSRDELSEMGVEAEIDATLPAGSPEADPEGEAGVPVRLRGRIDRLERDRDGRPVVVDVKTAKTAITKADAQDHAQLATYQLALALGGVEGTGNADPGGGRLVYVSAANRNSGATERVQEPLTAERVDEWITVVRKAARASVGPRFAATLNPGCAHCALATSCPAQLRGKTVIDD from the coding sequence ATGGCACGACGCGTCGATTCCCCGCCCGGGACCGGCACCGCGCTACGCACGCGACTGGTCGCCCCCCGGGCCGGCGCCGACGACGTCGCCCGGCGATGGCCTGCCGAAGTGCAGGCCGCGATCGGTGAATGGACCTCGGCGGACCCTGGACGGCCGTGGTCGCCGATCCGTGTGCATGGCGGCCCGGGGACGGGGAAGACGTCCCTGATCGTCGATGCCGCGGTGTCCCGGCTCGTCCGTCCGGGGGTCGATCCCGAGTCGGTGCTGGTGTTGGCCTCGTCGCGCCGCGCCGCCGGGATGCTCCGCGAGGAGATCACACGGCGTGTGTTGGCGGCATCGGGGAGCGACGATGGCGAGGGCGCGGGTCAGGCGCTGCGAGAACCCTTGGTGCGCACGGTGCACTCCTACGCGTTCGCCGTCCTCCGGTTGCAGGCATCCGCGCACGGGAATCCGCCGCCCCGCCTGATCACCGGCTCCGAGCAGGACATGGTGTTGCGGGAGTTGCTGGCCGGTGACATCGAGGACGGTGCGGAGTATTGGCCCGATCGGCTGAGGCCGGCACTGGGCACCGATGGGTTCGCCCAGGCGTTGCGCGATCTGATGATGCGGGCGGCCGAACGCGGGGTCGGCCCCGAGGAACTGACCGCGCTGGGGCGCCGCCATCGCCGCCCGGAGTGGGTGGCGGCGGGCCGGGCGTACGGCCAGTACGAGCAGAACATGCTGTTGCGCGGCGCGGTCGGAGCGGATTCTCCCGGTGCGTCGGCACCCGCGGTCGATGCCGCGGAACTCGTCGGGTCGGCGTTGTCGGCCTTCGCTACCGATCCCGAGCTCCTCGCCGGTCAGCGTCGGCGAATCCGGCATCTCCTGGTCGACGACGCGCAGCATCTCGATCCCCAGGCAGCGGCGCTGGTGACGTTGATCGGAACCGGCACCGATTCGACGATCGTCGCCGCCGACACAGATCAGTCGGTGTTCGGATTCCGAGGCGCGAGCCCGCGGTTCGCCGACGACCTCGCCGAGCGAGGTTCCGGCCGAGACATCGTGCTGGCACAAGGCTTCCGGAATGATCCGGCGATCGCCGCGGTCGGGGCCGCGCTGGCCTCCCGGCTGCCGGGAGCCCGCCCACATCCGTATCCCGCGGGGCCGGAGTCGGGGCCGGCCGGCACCGAGCCGGTCGAGGACCCGCTCGGCGGCGCAGAGGTGAGGGTCTTCAGCTCGGCCGCCAAGGAGGCGACGGCGGTCGCCGATCTGTTACGTAGAGCGCATCTGTTCTCCGGGGTCCCATGGTCGCGGATGGCCGTGATCGTGCGTTCGGTTTCGCTGGCGCTACCGGCTCTGCGGCGCGCGTTCCGTTCGGCCGGAGTCCCCGTGACCACGCCGACCAGCGATCTGCCCCTGCACCGTCAGCGTGCCGTCGCGGCGTTGATGCAGGTCTTGCGTGCCGTCGCGGCGCGGGGGTTGTCCGACGACGAGGCTGTCGAGGAGTTCGGGGTGGAGGAAGCGGTCGCACTGTTGTCCGGCCCGGTGGGCGGGGCCGACCCGGGTGCCATGCGTCGGCTGCGTCGGGGCGTCCGCCGGTTCGACGAGCGGACGGGCGACGGTGGTGCGGCGACAGATTCGCTGATCGCGTTGCGTCGCGCGATCCTCGACCGCGACGAGGCCGAACGTTACCTCCGAGCTCTCACCGACGCCGAGGCCCGCCCGCTGGTCCGTGTGCTGGAGGTGGTCGACGCTGCTCATCGGACCGATGCGGCGCGGCGCAGCGTGGAGGAGACGCTGTGGGCGGCCTGGCAGGCGACCGGACTGGAGCGTCGGTGGATGGCCGGCGCGATCCGCGGTGGGCCGGCAGGGGAGCAGGCTGACCGGGATCTCGACGCGGTGATGGCGATGTTCGAGGCCGCCGCCGGGTTCGCCGACAATCTTCCGGCGGCCGGCCCGGCGGGTTTCGTGCGGTACCTCGGGGCATTGCAGATTCCTCGGGACAGCCGTGTTCCGGGCGCTGGTGCCGAGGCCGTCACCGTGTTGTCGGCGCATGCCGCCGCCGGTCGTGAATGGGATGTCGTCGCGGTGGCGGGGGTGCTGGACGGTCTGTGGCCGTCGCTGCGAAGTCGGGGCAGTGTGTTGGGTACCGGCCAGTTGGTCGATCTCCTCGACGGCGTCGATCCCGAGGCATTGGACACGGTGGCGCGCAGCACGTCCGCGCTGGCCGACGAACGGCGGCTGTTGCTGGTGGCGTGTACGCGGGCGCGACGGCGACTGCTGGTCACGGCGGTGGAGGACGGCAGCGGTGACGCCTCGCCGTCGCGGTTCGTCGCGGAGATAGCCGATGCGCTCGCATCGCGTCGCGCCTCGTCCGATGCCGTGGAGGCCGAACCGGCGGAGCCGTTTGCGGAACTGCCGTTGGACCCGGGAGTCGACCGGGTGCTCTCGTTGCCGTCGTTGATCGCGACGTTGCGTTCCGCGGTTGTGGCCGGCGCCGGGAGCGGAGCGAGCGGGCCGGATGTGATCGGCGCCGGGAGCGGAGCGAGCGGGCCGGATGTGATCGGCGCCGGGAGCGGAGCGAGCGGGCCGGATGTGATCGGTGCCGGGAGTGGAGCGAGCGGGCCGGATGTGACCGGCGCCGGGAGTGGAGCGAGCGACGCGCGTACCCGTGCGGCCGCGGAACTGCTTGCCGAGCTTGCCGATTCCGACATTCCAGGGGCCGCACCAAAGGATTGGTACGGGCTGGCCGGACCGAGTACGGATGCGTCCCTGTGGACTCCCGACCGCGGGCCGGTGATGTTGTCGCCGTCGAACGTGGAGTCGTTGACACGATGTTCGTTGCGCTGGGTCCTGGAACGACATGGCGGGCGCGACGGTGACGGCACGCCCGCGTTGACCGGAACCCTGGTGCACACTCTGGTGCAGGCCGTGGCCGGCCAGATCGAACCGGCCGAGGTGACAGCGGCGCTGCGCGGGATCTGGGATCGCGTCGACACCGGGGCGGCCTGGTATTCGGTTCGGGAGCTCGAGCGGGCCGAGGCGATGCTCACGAATTTCCGTGACTGGCTGCGGCTCTCGCGTGACGAGTTGTCGGAGATGGGCGTCGAGGCGGAGATCGACGCGACGTTGCCTGCCGGGTCACCGGAGGCCGATCCCGAGGGCGAGGCGGGGGTGCCGGTACGCCTGCGCGGCCGGATCGACCGGCTCGAGCGAGATCGTGACGGCCGGCCGGTGGTGGTCGACGTGAAGACCGCGAAGACCGCGATCACCAAGGCGGACGCGCAAGATCACGCACAGTTGGCGACGTACCAACTCGCGTTGGCGCTCGGCGGGGTCGAAGGCACCGGAAACGCGGACCCCG